In Nitrospira sp., one genomic interval encodes:
- a CDS encoding response regulator transcription factor: MRILVIEDETKVGSFIKRALEEESYAVDLCEDGAQGLDMALIGSYDLIMIDLMIPSLPGLEVLTRLRRAKIQTPVLILTAQSKVDQRVKGLDAGADDYLTKPFAIDELLARVRALLRRGPAESPGVLQVDDLVLNPATREVTRGGQRIDLTVKEYALLEYFMRHAGRVLTRPMISDHVWNQDFDTFTNVIDVYVNYLRNKIDRGRSKKLIHTIRGSGYMLKVD; the protein is encoded by the coding sequence ATGCGTATTCTGGTCATTGAAGACGAAACCAAAGTCGGCTCCTTCATCAAACGGGCCCTCGAAGAAGAAAGTTACGCCGTCGACCTCTGTGAGGATGGTGCCCAGGGTCTCGATATGGCCCTCATCGGCAGCTACGACCTCATCATGATCGACCTCATGATACCCAGCCTGCCGGGGCTGGAGGTGCTGACCAGGCTCCGGCGGGCCAAGATTCAGACCCCCGTCCTGATCCTCACGGCGCAATCCAAAGTGGATCAGCGGGTAAAAGGGCTTGATGCGGGGGCGGACGACTACCTGACCAAGCCCTTCGCTATCGATGAATTGCTGGCGCGAGTCCGGGCGCTCTTGCGGCGCGGACCGGCGGAATCGCCTGGCGTTCTGCAAGTCGATGATCTGGTGCTCAATCCGGCCACTCGTGAAGTGACCCGCGGGGGGCAACGGATCGACCTCACCGTGAAGGAATACGCCTTGCTGGAGTACTTCATGCGGCACGCCGGCCGAGTCCTGACGCGGCCCATGATTTCCGACCATGTGTGGAATCAGGATTTCGATACGTTCACCAACGTGATCGACGTGTACGTGAATTACCTGCGCAATAAGATCGATCGGGGACGATCCAAAAAGTTGATCCATACGATTCGGGGGAGTGGGTACATGCTCAAGGTTGACTGA
- a CDS encoding DUF898 family protein, producing MTTLPSPTDTSHLDLKIECHHCGRRYRVRHPQQLTHGARSTCPACQTPFAVIVRPVMKTTDAPARQSRSGETAALFQGSFHGRGNTLLGMQIVTFCLTLLTMGLYHFWGKARIRRYLFSQTAFGGDRFAYHGTGRELCLGFLTACLIFGLPYGLLVAVQSFLDLVVWVEILLQGLAGLMLFTYVPTAVVNARRYRCNRTSWRGIRFSFRGRTWDFMKLYGTGWCLTLLTLGTYYPYFQTERQAFLSSNTTFGNRRFGFGGHGSGLIGPFALALVTTYLLFALCGLALLLDIRNAALALLLIPLIVVPLWIRFLAKQYQYFWNHTTFGQARFSSSITWQGLVMLYFGNLALLIVTLGVAWPWTTVRSARFHAASLSLHGPVALEQVLQPDKTTAPTGEGLANFLENGFELS from the coding sequence ATGACCACGCTCCCCAGTCCCACGGACACCTCCCACCTCGACCTCAAGATTGAGTGCCACCACTGCGGTCGGCGCTATCGCGTACGGCATCCTCAACAGTTGACCCACGGAGCCCGTAGCACCTGTCCCGCATGCCAGACTCCCTTCGCCGTCATCGTCCGCCCCGTCATGAAGACGACGGACGCTCCCGCCCGGCAAAGCCGCAGCGGCGAAACGGCGGCTCTGTTTCAGGGGTCCTTCCATGGAAGGGGCAACACCCTCCTCGGCATGCAGATCGTCACGTTCTGTCTCACGCTGCTGACAATGGGCCTCTACCATTTTTGGGGCAAGGCCAGGATCCGCCGCTACCTCTTCAGCCAGACGGCCTTTGGTGGTGATCGTTTCGCCTACCACGGGACCGGCAGAGAACTCTGCCTCGGATTTCTGACCGCATGCCTGATCTTCGGCCTGCCCTATGGGCTGTTGGTAGCAGTGCAGTCCTTCCTGGACCTAGTGGTCTGGGTAGAGATCCTCCTTCAGGGGTTGGCTGGGCTGATGTTATTCACCTATGTGCCGACGGCGGTGGTGAATGCCAGACGATATCGATGCAACCGTACCTCCTGGAGAGGCATCCGTTTTTCCTTCCGTGGCCGCACGTGGGACTTCATGAAACTCTATGGCACCGGCTGGTGTCTCACACTGCTTACGTTGGGGACCTACTATCCCTATTTCCAGACCGAACGCCAGGCCTTCCTCTCTTCCAACACGACATTCGGCAATCGCCGCTTCGGATTTGGAGGACACGGGTCCGGCCTGATAGGACCTTTTGCCCTCGCGCTCGTCACTACCTATCTGTTGTTCGCCCTCTGCGGCCTCGCGTTGCTGCTCGACATTCGCAACGCCGCCTTAGCCCTGCTCCTGATTCCCCTGATCGTTGTTCCGCTCTGGATTCGATTTCTGGCGAAGCAGTACCAATACTTCTGGAACCACACCACATTCGGCCAAGCTCGTTTTTCATCGAGTATCACCTGGCAGGGTCTCGTAATGCTGTACTTCGGCAACCTCGCCCTCTTGATCGTCACCCTCGGAGTGGCGTGGCCTTGGACGACGGTCCGAAGCGCTAGGTTCCACGCTGCATCGTTGTCGCTTCATGGGCCTGTTGCTCTGGAACAGGTGCTCCAGCCGGACAAGACGACGGCGCCGACAGGAGAAGGGCTCGCCAACTTCCTGGAGAACGGCTTCGAACTGAGTTAG
- the rimO gene encoding 30S ribosomal protein S12 methylthiotransferase RimO, with product MASSLIHPSRANSKKTTLGFVNLGCSKNQVDSEVMLGTLVAEGFQLTGDARAAEVVIINTCGFIEEAKQESINSIIEHGRLKKSGSCRVLIAAGCLAQRYQGELLKELPELDGVVGTGEFGRIADICRTLMAPKARRRRVWMGEPPSLYDAQTPRIRLGANHSAYLKIAEGCNRNCSFCAIPLMRGKQRSRPIDSVVAEARRLVQEGVQEINLISQDTINYGVDLGLRQGLTALLRALAAVDGVRWIRPFYLYPQQVTDELLDLYAGDPRITKYVDMPLQHINDAMLKRMHRLGGRAHLTTLVERIRRKIPGVFFRTAFIVGFPGETDKAFEDLRQFLVDMEFDRVAVFLYSDEEGTPAIELDRKVERAVMEERRNELLAVQDSIAAAKNRDYLGRTIEVLVDGPSQDADRLLEARHEGLAPEIDGVVFCECAAAKPGDFLSVTVTDVAGYDLIARPVGPKTAEVPAAQPLLMPKKVGAGYR from the coding sequence ATGGCTTCATCCCTCATCCATCCATCCCGCGCGAATTCGAAGAAGACGACGCTCGGCTTCGTGAACCTGGGCTGTTCCAAGAACCAGGTCGATTCAGAGGTCATGTTGGGCACGTTGGTGGCCGAGGGCTTCCAGCTCACGGGGGACGCGCGCGCGGCCGAAGTGGTGATCATCAATACCTGCGGCTTCATCGAGGAAGCCAAGCAGGAATCGATCAACAGCATCATCGAGCACGGCCGCCTCAAGAAATCAGGCTCTTGTCGGGTGTTGATCGCAGCCGGCTGTCTGGCGCAGCGGTATCAGGGCGAGTTGCTGAAGGAACTGCCGGAACTGGACGGTGTGGTCGGAACAGGTGAGTTCGGCCGTATTGCCGACATCTGCCGGACGCTCATGGCCCCGAAGGCACGCCGCCGCCGTGTGTGGATGGGGGAGCCACCCTCTCTCTACGACGCCCAGACTCCACGCATCCGGCTCGGGGCAAACCACAGCGCCTACCTAAAGATCGCCGAGGGCTGTAATCGGAATTGTTCCTTCTGCGCCATTCCGCTGATGCGAGGGAAACAGCGCAGCCGGCCGATCGACTCCGTCGTGGCCGAAGCGAGAAGGTTGGTGCAGGAGGGGGTGCAAGAGATCAATCTTATCTCTCAGGATACGATCAACTATGGGGTGGATTTGGGATTACGCCAGGGGCTGACAGCCCTCTTGAGAGCCTTGGCGGCCGTCGACGGCGTGCGCTGGATCAGGCCGTTCTACCTCTATCCGCAACAGGTCACCGATGAATTGCTGGACCTGTATGCCGGTGACCCGCGCATCACCAAGTATGTCGATATGCCGCTGCAACACATCAACGATGCGATGTTGAAACGCATGCATCGGTTGGGCGGCAGGGCCCATCTCACCACACTGGTCGAACGCATCCGCCGCAAGATTCCCGGCGTGTTCTTTCGAACCGCCTTCATCGTGGGGTTTCCCGGCGAGACCGACAAGGCCTTCGAAGACCTTCGGCAGTTCCTCGTGGACATGGAGTTCGACCGCGTGGCGGTGTTTCTCTATTCGGATGAGGAAGGAACTCCCGCCATCGAGCTGGATCGCAAGGTCGAACGGGCGGTGATGGAAGAGCGCCGGAATGAATTACTGGCTGTGCAGGATTCCATCGCGGCAGCGAAGAACCGTGACTATTTGGGTCGCACCATCGAGGTGCTGGTCGACGGACCGTCTCAAGACGCCGACCGGTTGCTCGAAGCGAGGCACGAGGGGTTGGCGCCGGAGATTGATGGGGTTGTATTTTGTGAGTGTGCTGCCGCGAAACCGGGAGACTTTCTCTCCGTTACGGTAACGGATGTGGCGGGATACGATTTGATTGCGCGGCCAGTCGGCCCGAAGACCGCCGAGGTCCCGGCCGCGCAACCGTTGCTGATGCCCAAAAAGGTTGGGGCAGGCTACCGGTAA
- a CDS encoding HAMP domain-containing protein → MPLRVRLTLWYGTALALILLTFSVVLYTITARSLRDQVDESLEETAAVAVQSLEKRGFLPLIDEDQLLSQFPELTRIDKFFQIFSPSGTITIRSPNIRQHDVPLSRHALELAFTGNTIFESARYPNEPPLRLVSVPIIYRGSLLYIVQVGTTLEGVEETLRRFLLVLLIMAPIALVVSLAGGWFLAGRALRPVDSITLAAQRIAAGDLTQRLTTPRSSDEIGRLTDTFNDMIARLEMSFAQIRQFSSDASHELRTPLTVMKGESELVLRRPRPVEDYIAVLESNLEEIDRMSRIVDELLFLSRADMGQIKTECEPVKLEALVEDIQRQACLLGQERGVEVVTGTIQPATVQGDELRLRELILNIVDNAVKYSHFQGKVEIDLRVDGRTARLAVRDHGIGIPPDAHKQIFDRFFRTDDARAHTKKGTGLGLSICAWIVEAHHGRIEVQSEPGKGSTFTIVLPLAAPQLNAF, encoded by the coding sequence ATGCCGCTTCGAGTCCGTCTCACACTGTGGTACGGGACCGCCTTGGCCCTCATCCTGCTGACCTTCTCTGTGGTACTGTACACGATCACGGCCCGCAGCCTTCGCGATCAAGTCGACGAATCTCTGGAGGAAACCGCCGCCGTCGCCGTTCAATCGTTGGAGAAACGAGGGTTTCTTCCACTGATCGACGAAGACCAACTCCTCAGCCAATTCCCCGAGCTGACGCGCATCGATAAGTTTTTTCAGATTTTCAGCCCCTCCGGCACCATCACGATCCGCTCGCCCAACATTCGGCAACACGATGTGCCCCTGAGCCGGCATGCGCTCGAACTTGCGTTTACCGGGAACACGATTTTTGAATCGGCGCGCTACCCCAATGAACCGCCGCTCCGGCTGGTGTCCGTCCCGATCATTTACCGAGGCTCCCTGCTGTACATCGTGCAGGTCGGGACGACCCTGGAAGGGGTCGAAGAAACCCTCCGCCGCTTCCTGTTGGTACTGCTGATCATGGCGCCCATCGCACTCGTCGTATCGCTGGCCGGCGGATGGTTCTTGGCCGGGCGGGCGCTGCGCCCCGTCGATTCCATCACGCTGGCCGCGCAACGTATCGCCGCGGGAGACCTGACGCAGCGACTCACGACGCCCCGTTCCTCCGACGAGATCGGACGCCTCACTGATACCTTCAACGACATGATCGCGCGGCTGGAAATGTCCTTCGCCCAAATCCGCCAATTCAGCAGCGATGCTTCACACGAGCTGCGCACCCCTCTCACGGTCATGAAAGGGGAAAGCGAGTTGGTGCTGCGGCGCCCTCGCCCGGTGGAGGACTACATCGCTGTCTTGGAAAGCAACCTCGAGGAAATCGACCGGATGTCGCGCATTGTCGACGAACTGCTCTTCCTGTCGCGGGCCGACATGGGCCAGATCAAGACGGAGTGCGAGCCGGTGAAACTGGAGGCGCTGGTGGAGGACATTCAACGCCAGGCCTGCCTCTTGGGGCAAGAGCGTGGCGTCGAGGTCGTAACGGGAACCATCCAGCCGGCTACAGTGCAGGGGGATGAACTCCGGCTGCGTGAGCTGATCCTGAACATCGTCGACAACGCGGTGAAATATTCCCACTTTCAGGGAAAAGTGGAAATCGATCTTCGCGTCGACGGCCGAACTGCCCGCCTCGCCGTGCGCGATCACGGCATCGGCATTCCCCCGGACGCGCACAAACAGATTTTCGACCGCTTCTTCCGGACGGACGATGCCCGCGCCCATACCAAGAAAGGCACAGGCCTGGGGCTCTCGATCTGTGCCTGGATCGTCGAGGCCCACCACGGGCGGATCGAGGTGCAAAGCGAACCGGGCAAGGGCTCAACGTTCACCATCGTATTGCCCCTGGCGGCCCCGCAGCTTAACGCCTTCTAA
- a CDS encoding M48 family metallopeptidase has translation MTMSWSAYYLDGRTATRHAVTVHPTPSALHLLFADGKTAEWPYQLIRQTQGVYCGEPLRLEFGEDPAEALIFDEPAPLLHLNRLAPALTTHLHHPAHRKACMGWTIAAAFGLLVAVVGLYRWGIPGLAAAATPFVPVSWEERIGREAATHLAPPALQCRDPHRLRHLDSIVQQLTASQPPSPYRIHLVIVDSPLVNALAAPGGHILLFRGLLERTESPEQLAAVLAHELQHIYQRHTTRAILEQAAMGLLLSALIGNLSSGLGVGMEGAHTLAALHYSRVHEAEADRNGFRLLEAAHLDPAAMIALYRTLQQDEAQRDDDIAFLSSHPDMSRRVAALTALAAPPQMPVTRLLPGADWHDIRTLCRLHSADPSTAEGLQGP, from the coding sequence ATGACCATGAGTTGGAGCGCTTACTACCTTGACGGCCGCACGGCCACGCGCCACGCTGTTACGGTGCATCCCACCCCTTCGGCGCTGCACCTTCTCTTCGCTGACGGCAAAACCGCTGAGTGGCCCTACCAGCTGATTCGTCAAACACAGGGGGTCTATTGCGGAGAACCACTCCGCTTGGAGTTCGGCGAGGATCCCGCTGAAGCGCTCATATTCGACGAGCCGGCCCCGCTCCTCCACCTGAACAGGCTGGCCCCCGCTTTGACCACCCATCTCCATCATCCCGCACACCGCAAGGCCTGCATGGGTTGGACCATAGCCGCAGCGTTCGGCCTCCTTGTTGCCGTAGTCGGACTGTATCGATGGGGCATCCCCGGCCTGGCCGCTGCAGCCACACCCTTCGTGCCGGTCTCCTGGGAAGAGCGGATCGGCCGGGAAGCCGCAACGCACCTCGCCCCTCCGGCGCTGCAATGCCGCGATCCTCATCGCCTCCGACACCTCGATTCCATCGTGCAACAACTGACCGCGTCACAGCCGCCGTCTCCCTACCGCATCCACCTCGTCATCGTCGACAGTCCCCTGGTGAACGCACTTGCGGCCCCGGGCGGCCACATCCTGCTGTTTCGCGGACTCCTCGAACGAACCGAGAGCCCTGAGCAATTGGCCGCTGTCCTCGCCCACGAACTCCAGCACATCTACCAACGACATACGACCAGGGCGATCCTGGAACAGGCGGCCATGGGCCTCCTCCTGAGTGCGCTGATCGGCAACCTGTCCTCAGGGCTGGGCGTAGGCATGGAAGGCGCCCACACGTTGGCCGCGTTACACTACAGCCGAGTTCATGAAGCCGAAGCAGACCGAAACGGCTTCCGCCTTTTGGAGGCTGCGCATCTCGATCCGGCTGCCATGATCGCGTTGTATCGCACCCTGCAACAGGACGAGGCACAGCGCGACGACGACATTGCATTTCTCTCCTCCCATCCGGATATGAGCCGGCGTGTTGCGGCACTGACCGCATTGGCAGCACCACCACAGATGCCTGTCACCCGTCTGCTTCCCGGCGCGGACTGGCACGACATTCGAACGCTCTGCCGCCTCCACTCCGCGGATCCTTCCACAGCCGAAGGCCTGCAGGGCCCCTGA
- a CDS encoding DegQ family serine endoprotease, with translation MKRPMQSPGMIAGIAVLGAALIGSYMTITNSHASNTASPAEQPATVTSSLPAAGFTDVAKAVTPAVVNITTSGSDMVSDTRGSRDRREEFFGSPFGPFGPRRFGPPMEPRERRGGGQGSGVIVSTDGYVLTNNHVIADAKIVTVTLPDKREFKGRIVGTDPKTDIAVVKIDGDRLPTIPWGDSSRLQVGEYVLAIGNPFGLSSTVTLGIVSALGRGHMGITQYEDFIQTDAAINPGNSGGALVNTKGELIGINTAIFSQTGGYQGVGFAVPTGMSKPIYESLVKTGKVVRGYLGIGIQDLNQNLAKSFNLKGSNGAIVTDVKEDGPAEKAGLKQGDVIISYEGATIDDAVTLQRLVTRSTVGSQATVKVVRDGQEKDLRITIGELPENPQIAKVDSSSTEQPLAGLAVQELDRETAQELGIKGKLQGVLVTDVEPDSEAERAGLMPGDVIREINRKPVTSLKDYERAASDLKKGQNVLVLINRRGASLYLSAKI, from the coding sequence ATGAAACGACCCATGCAATCCCCCGGCATGATCGCCGGCATCGCAGTTCTGGGCGCTGCCCTGATCGGGAGTTATATGACGATCACGAATTCCCACGCCTCGAATACGGCGTCGCCGGCTGAACAGCCGGCCACCGTGACAAGCAGCCTTCCAGCCGCAGGATTCACCGACGTGGCCAAGGCTGTGACACCGGCGGTCGTCAACATTACCACCAGTGGATCCGACATGGTCTCCGACACCCGGGGGTCACGCGACCGCAGGGAGGAATTTTTCGGCTCCCCGTTCGGTCCCTTCGGCCCTCGGCGCTTCGGCCCACCCATGGAACCTCGCGAGCGACGAGGTGGAGGACAAGGGTCGGGGGTGATCGTCAGCACCGACGGGTATGTCTTGACCAACAACCATGTCATCGCCGACGCCAAGATCGTGACCGTGACCTTGCCGGACAAACGGGAGTTCAAGGGCCGGATCGTCGGCACCGACCCCAAGACCGACATCGCCGTGGTCAAGATCGACGGTGATCGACTCCCCACCATCCCTTGGGGCGACTCCAGCCGCCTGCAGGTCGGGGAATATGTGCTGGCCATCGGGAATCCCTTCGGGCTCAGCTCCACGGTCACTTTGGGCATCGTGAGCGCCCTGGGGCGTGGACACATGGGCATCACCCAGTATGAAGATTTCATTCAGACCGATGCCGCGATCAATCCCGGCAACAGCGGCGGCGCACTCGTGAACACAAAGGGAGAATTGATCGGCATCAACACGGCCATCTTCTCCCAGACCGGCGGCTATCAGGGTGTGGGCTTTGCCGTCCCGACCGGCATGAGCAAACCCATCTACGAGAGCCTGGTGAAGACCGGCAAGGTCGTGCGCGGCTACTTGGGTATCGGCATTCAGGACCTGAATCAGAACCTGGCCAAGTCCTTCAACCTGAAGGGCAGCAATGGCGCCATCGTGACCGATGTGAAGGAGGACGGGCCGGCGGAGAAAGCCGGACTCAAGCAAGGCGACGTCATCATCTCCTATGAGGGCGCTACGATCGATGACGCCGTGACCCTGCAACGGCTCGTGACGCGGAGCACGGTCGGCAGTCAAGCCACGGTGAAGGTCGTTCGCGACGGACAGGAGAAAGACCTGCGCATCACCATCGGCGAACTGCCTGAAAATCCGCAAATCGCCAAAGTGGACAGCAGCTCGACCGAACAACCCCTCGCCGGTCTCGCCGTGCAGGAACTCGACCGCGAGACGGCTCAGGAATTGGGCATCAAGGGGAAACTGCAGGGAGTCCTAGTGACCGACGTCGAGCCGGACAGTGAGGCGGAGCGGGCCGGGCTGATGCCCGGTGATGTGATCCGCGAGATCAACCGGAAGCCGGTCACGTCCCTGAAGGACTACGAACGGGCGGCCTCGGACTTGAAGAAGGGGCAAAACGTGCTGGTCTTGATCAATCGGCGAGGCGCTTCGCTCTACTTGAGCGCCAAGATATAA
- a CDS encoding ankyrin repeat domain-containing protein, translated as MTTVLPGTEAPAQPSTAPHESPCFPICPLCQAVHADNPAGESPLQQFPCLSCGSNLIVLDSGSVPEEDRTAAEASFTPPEVVDLSRRLTGLAIAVLTCLLNYALLTGMGSWLFTQITATHDPYDVDGLLLSPLILTYDGWTPLHLAAARGDLATTLALITEGEPIDRRNGKGRTALYEAAKRGHHQVVAALLQQGADPNSRSKQGFSPLFAAAERGHAETITLLLVHGADLHARSASGDSALHRAVRQGHPAAARALLERGIAVNDKSHGQTPLEIALQGQNDEVIAVVRTYGGKEFSQAKAQRERGVALQKSGQLDRALMAYADALNLDPDFSEAYYSRGTALMEKRAPDEALIAFQAAIRLDPNLFEAYRASSQVYQQRQQWDHALRLWDRFIAREPKHGRARLERAIVKRTKGDAKGFMADLQQACALGHRPAC; from the coding sequence ATGACAACCGTTCTCCCAGGCACGGAGGCTCCCGCCCAGCCGAGCACGGCTCCTCACGAGTCGCCCTGTTTCCCCATCTGCCCCCTCTGTCAGGCTGTTCACGCTGACAACCCAGCCGGAGAAAGTCCGTTGCAACAGTTTCCCTGTCTGTCCTGCGGAAGTAATCTGATCGTCCTCGACTCCGGCAGTGTCCCGGAGGAAGACAGGACGGCAGCCGAAGCGTCGTTCACTCCGCCCGAAGTTGTGGATCTCTCACGCCGACTGACAGGCCTGGCGATCGCAGTCCTGACGTGCCTGCTGAACTATGCACTCCTCACGGGCATGGGGTCGTGGCTCTTCACCCAAATTACGGCAACCCACGACCCCTACGATGTCGACGGGTTGTTGTTGTCCCCCTTGATCCTCACATACGACGGTTGGACCCCGCTCCACCTGGCGGCGGCGCGCGGGGACCTGGCCACGACCCTCGCGCTGATCACAGAGGGAGAGCCGATCGATCGGCGAAATGGCAAGGGGAGGACGGCCCTGTACGAAGCGGCGAAACGAGGACACCACCAGGTCGTGGCAGCCCTGCTGCAACAGGGAGCCGATCCCAACAGCCGTTCGAAACAGGGATTTAGCCCCCTGTTCGCGGCCGCAGAACGCGGGCATGCGGAGACCATCACCCTGCTGCTCGTGCATGGCGCCGACCTCCATGCTCGTTCCGCCTCGGGTGATTCGGCTCTGCACCGCGCCGTTCGGCAGGGCCATCCGGCCGCCGCCCGCGCACTCTTGGAACGAGGCATTGCAGTGAACGACAAGAGCCACGGGCAGACCCCGCTCGAAATCGCCCTTCAAGGCCAAAACGATGAAGTGATCGCGGTAGTGCGCACCTACGGCGGGAAGGAATTCTCCCAAGCGAAAGCGCAGCGGGAACGGGGCGTAGCCTTGCAAAAGTCGGGACAGCTCGACCGAGCGCTGATGGCCTATGCGGACGCCCTCAATCTCGATCCTGACTTTTCCGAGGCCTACTACAGTCGCGGCACCGCCTTGATGGAGAAACGCGCGCCGGATGAAGCCCTCATCGCCTTCCAGGCAGCCATACGCCTGGACCCGAACCTGTTCGAAGCCTACCGTGCCTCGTCACAGGTGTATCAACAGCGCCAGCAGTGGGACCATGCGCTTCGACTGTGGGATCGCTTCATCGCGCGGGAACCCAAACATGGCCGCGCCCGGCTCGAACGGGCGATCGTCAAGCGAACCAAGGGCGATGCCAAGGGGTTTATGGCCGACCTCCAACAGGCCTGCGCCTTGGGGCATCGTCCGGCCTGCTGA
- a CDS encoding FAD-binding protein yields MITHDILVVGAGLAGMRAAIAVPPELDVALLSKVHPVRSHSVAAQGGINAAIGAEDSWEAHAYDTTKGGLYLGDQDAIEAMCREAPQDILELERMGVIFSRTSEGRIAQRPFGGAGYPRTCYAADRTGHALLHAMYEQLLKRRCRVYEEWYVTALLVEDGRCCGVVAWDMVRGGLQPLRAKAVILATGGSGRVFSTSTNAVINTGDGMALAYRAGVPLEDMEFVQFHPTTLKDTGILITEGARGEGGYLLNTLGERFMKRYAPEQMELATRSTVSLAIGQEIQEGRGVEGCVLLDLRHLGRGRILERLPQIRELSLEFAGLDPIETPIPIRPGAHYQMGGVKANAWGETDLPGLFAAGECACVSVHGANRLGGNSLLETIVFGRRAGTRAAEFVRDRDLPPVPPAALEGEEQRIHSLMANPGPERAWQIRDELGKTMSLNLGIFRTQRSMQEALSTIHTLKVRARTVRLQDKGRMFNTDLLQALELQCLLEIAETIVVSALGREESRGAHYRADFPARNDASWLRHTLSHCRPEGPVLTYAPVTITRFPPG; encoded by the coding sequence ATGATCACGCATGACATCTTGGTCGTGGGGGCGGGATTGGCGGGTATGCGTGCGGCCATCGCCGTTCCACCTGAGTTGGACGTCGCCCTCCTCTCCAAAGTCCACCCCGTTCGCAGCCACTCCGTTGCCGCCCAAGGCGGCATCAACGCCGCCATCGGTGCAGAAGACTCTTGGGAGGCCCATGCCTACGATACGACCAAGGGAGGCCTGTACCTCGGTGATCAGGATGCCATCGAAGCCATGTGCCGGGAGGCACCGCAGGACATTCTAGAACTGGAGCGCATGGGGGTGATCTTCAGCCGCACCTCGGAAGGGCGCATTGCCCAGCGTCCGTTCGGAGGCGCCGGCTACCCGCGCACCTGTTACGCGGCCGATCGTACGGGACACGCGCTCCTGCATGCGATGTACGAGCAACTGCTCAAGCGTCGTTGCCGCGTTTACGAGGAATGGTACGTCACGGCGCTGCTGGTCGAGGACGGTCGCTGTTGTGGTGTCGTCGCCTGGGACATGGTGCGAGGCGGGCTCCAACCGCTGCGCGCCAAAGCCGTCATCTTAGCCACGGGAGGTAGCGGCAGGGTGTTTTCCACCAGTACCAATGCCGTAATCAACACCGGCGACGGCATGGCCCTCGCCTATCGCGCCGGCGTCCCGTTGGAAGACATGGAATTCGTGCAGTTCCACCCGACCACCCTCAAGGACACGGGCATTTTGATCACCGAAGGCGCCCGGGGCGAGGGCGGCTATCTCCTAAACACGCTCGGCGAACGGTTCATGAAGCGCTATGCCCCGGAGCAGATGGAACTGGCGACCCGCTCGACGGTTTCACTGGCGATCGGGCAGGAAATCCAGGAGGGACGAGGCGTGGAAGGGTGCGTCCTCTTGGACTTGCGACACCTGGGCCGCGGCCGCATTCTCGAGCGGCTGCCCCAAATTCGAGAGTTGTCGCTGGAGTTTGCCGGGCTCGACCCGATCGAAACCCCCATTCCCATCCGTCCAGGAGCCCACTATCAAATGGGTGGCGTGAAGGCCAATGCCTGGGGAGAAACCGACCTCCCAGGTCTCTTCGCCGCCGGAGAATGCGCCTGTGTCAGCGTTCACGGGGCCAATCGCCTCGGGGGCAACTCTCTGCTTGAAACCATCGTCTTTGGGCGGCGGGCTGGTACGAGGGCTGCGGAGTTCGTGCGGGATCGAGACCTGCCTCCGGTTCCGCCCGCTGCCTTGGAAGGCGAGGAGCAACGCATCCACAGCCTCATGGCCAACCCGGGGCCGGAACGGGCTTGGCAGATACGGGACGAGTTGGGCAAAACGATGAGCCTGAATCTCGGCATTTTTCGCACCCAACGGTCCATGCAGGAAGCCCTGTCGACCATACACACCCTCAAGGTCCGCGCTCGGACGGTACGGCTGCAGGACAAGGGACGAATGTTCAACACAGACCTCCTTCAGGCGCTGGAACTCCAATGCCTCTTGGAGATCGCGGAAACGATCGTCGTCAGCGCCCTGGGACGTGAAGAAAGCCGTGGCGCCCACTACCGCGCCGACTTCCCGGCACGAAACGATGCCTCCTGGCTGCGCCACACGCTGAGCCATTGCCGGCCCGAGGGCCCCGTCTTGACCTATGCCCCCGTGACCATTACCCGGTTCCCTCCCGGCTGA